In a single window of the Prevotella melaninogenica genome:
- a CDS encoding DUF6043 family protein has product MKGSFEDFKQLIKEWLDAHPKEYGSFVEEMNRTNSAGFQKVFMLVVRLVPKYKDAVKKRMSDDTLKDFSSLESILTNSNLAENLVNEFQNTDKHSIVPAMLAWLYYGRSYECMVEQGESLIHNSKTNRVHRWILSLLVKYIIHKSISSGERTKEDWEEFRLYKHSLSTDTVIESTLEKAITFGDNKNTGTNKKRGRPKDERNLKELLKPGANEELLSKIRDRILTKPKEKDIVYLKIALEEEGLLYECNIAPFYRALSEHYNIRLIGLRGVQDAYKELTETIGKTGIRLMDKGKDRASIDEFKTFLS; this is encoded by the coding sequence ATGAAAGGAAGTTTTGAAGATTTCAAACAACTTATAAAAGAGTGGCTTGATGCACATCCTAAAGAGTATGGTTCATTTGTTGAAGAAATGAACCGAACAAACAGTGCAGGGTTTCAGAAGGTGTTCATGTTAGTAGTGAGGTTAGTTCCCAAATACAAAGATGCTGTCAAAAAGAGAATGTCTGATGATACCTTGAAAGACTTTTCTTCCTTGGAAAGCATCTTGACTAATTCAAATCTTGCAGAGAACTTGGTAAATGAGTTCCAAAACACAGATAAACACTCTATAGTACCAGCTATGCTCGCATGGCTATATTATGGCAGAAGCTACGAGTGTATGGTAGAACAGGGTGAGAGCCTTATTCATAATAGTAAGACTAATAGAGTTCATAGATGGATTTTGTCGTTATTAGTCAAATACATTATTCATAAAAGTATATCTTCTGGAGAAAGAACCAAGGAAGATTGGGAGGAATTTAGATTGTATAAGCATTCCCTATCCACAGATACTGTTATTGAATCAACGTTGGAGAAAGCTATAACTTTTGGTGATAACAAGAATACTGGCACCAACAAGAAACGTGGCAGACCAAAGGATGAAAGGAATTTGAAGGAACTTCTTAAACCTGGAGCAAACGAAGAGTTGCTTTCTAAGATAAGGGATAGGATATTAACCAAGCCAAAAGAGAAAGATATTGTTTATCTCAAAATTGCTTTGGAAGAAGAGGGCTTGCTCTACGAATGTAATATAGCACCATTCTATAGAGCATTGTCCGAGCATTATAATATTCGTTTAATAGGACTTCGTGGTGTTCAGGATGCCTACAAAGAGCTTACTGAGACTATTGGAAAGACAGGAATAAGGTTGATGGATAAGGGAAAAGATCGTGCTTCGATAGATGAATTTAAGACCTTTCTATCCTAA
- a CDS encoding toprim domain-containing protein, with translation MNIETAKHIKLQDFLQSIGHTPIKISGEKLYYKSPFRNETQASFKVNTKLNLWYDFGLGKGGSIIALAEELYHSRDISYLLVQIEKLAPGISTMNYHSYQPTRIATPEEPAFKNIEVCELSHPALLRYLAERKVDIAIAQKECVELHFTYKDKTYFAIGFANKIGGYELRNSFFKGCIAPKSFTIVKAQEQANICLIFEGFMDYLSYMTLQKQGKGIFTFSDGKPAGVSDIIILNSVTNLQKVKSFLASYAHIVCLFDNDRAGQTAYVELSKELGAKVEDGSVAYSKYKDINDLLCDKPITTQQQRKGKGL, from the coding sequence ATGAACATTGAAACAGCAAAACATATCAAATTGCAGGACTTTCTGCAAAGTATAGGGCATACACCTATCAAAATTAGTGGCGAGAAGTTATATTATAAATCGCCATTTAGAAACGAAACACAGGCATCATTCAAGGTAAACACAAAGCTCAACCTTTGGTATGACTTCGGACTTGGCAAAGGTGGTAGTATCATCGCACTTGCAGAAGAGTTATATCATTCAAGAGATATTTCCTATCTGCTTGTGCAAATAGAAAAGTTAGCTCCAGGCATATCCACTATGAACTATCACTCCTACCAACCTACAAGGATTGCTACTCCAGAAGAACCTGCTTTTAAGAACATAGAAGTCTGCGAACTATCTCACCCTGCCTTACTTCGTTACCTCGCGGAGCGCAAAGTGGATATTGCGATAGCTCAAAAGGAATGTGTAGAACTACATTTTACCTATAAGGATAAAACCTACTTTGCTATAGGCTTTGCTAACAAGATTGGCGGCTACGAACTGCGCAACTCTTTCTTCAAAGGCTGCATAGCACCTAAATCATTTACAATTGTCAAGGCACAAGAGCAAGCCAACATCTGTTTGATATTTGAGGGTTTTATGGACTACCTTTCTTATATGACCTTGCAAAAGCAAGGAAAGGGTATCTTTACCTTTAGTGATGGCAAGCCAGCTGGAGTTTCGGACATTATTATCCTTAACTCTGTCACCAACTTGCAAAAGGTAAAGAGCTTTTTAGCCTCCTACGCACACATCGTTTGTCTTTTCGACAACGATAGGGCTGGTCAAACAGCCTACGTTGAACTATCTAAAGAGTTAGGTGCAAAGGTAGAAGATGGTTCCGTGGCTTACTCAAAGTATAAGGACATTAACGACCTACTTTGTGACAAGCCTATTACCACTCAACAACAACGAAAGGGAAAAGGGCTATAA
- a CDS encoding FecR family protein, which translates to MEKKFEELYKQYLSGQISQMDFELLKNKVPLTSDEELWDLMCDDLSTSSESVKMSSESQQRILQNIYANVKEEKRQARVRRFLRYAAMFVLMLSLVGGSYWWINSLAPSAPVYTYVSVKAGSKRTITLPDGTRVTLNGNSQLCYNVVPQKHREVVLTKGEAFFDVTKDASCPFRVKVNDMQIEVLGTEFNVRYHEDAIETALFSGAVRLTSEALKEDYRLYPGKKSIYKLASHQFKICDNDATTDARWKEGYLAFNSKPLAEVLHEIEDWYGVRIQLRNKKLANDLLTGTFYNESLESVLSSLKMQYKFNYHTDNGTIIIE; encoded by the coding sequence ATGGAAAAGAAATTCGAAGAATTATATAAGCAATATTTATCGGGACAAATATCTCAAATGGATTTTGAGCTATTGAAAAATAAGGTTCCGCTCACATCAGATGAGGAGTTGTGGGATTTAATGTGTGATGATTTATCTACATCGTCAGAGTCTGTAAAGATGAGTAGTGAGTCACAGCAAAGAATCTTGCAAAATATCTATGCTAATGTGAAAGAAGAGAAACGTCAGGCACGTGTTCGCAGATTCTTGCGCTATGCGGCGATGTTCGTTTTGATGTTGTCATTGGTAGGTGGCAGTTATTGGTGGATAAACTCATTGGCTCCTTCGGCTCCGGTTTACACTTATGTAAGTGTTAAGGCGGGTAGTAAGCGTACGATAACCTTGCCTGATGGTACGCGAGTAACCCTCAATGGAAATAGCCAATTATGTTATAATGTAGTACCTCAAAAACATCGTGAAGTGGTGTTGACAAAAGGTGAAGCTTTTTTTGATGTAACGAAAGATGCCTCTTGCCCATTTCGTGTAAAGGTAAACGATATGCAAATTGAAGTCTTGGGTACCGAGTTCAATGTACGCTATCACGAAGATGCCATTGAGACAGCCTTGTTCTCTGGTGCCGTTCGACTTACATCAGAGGCGCTGAAAGAAGATTATCGTCTTTATCCAGGAAAGAAATCAATCTATAAGCTTGCTTCGCATCAGTTTAAAATCTGTGACAATGATGCGACAACTGATGCACGTTGGAAAGAAGGCTATCTGGCATTTAATAGTAAGCCGTTGGCTGAGGTGTTACATGAAATTGAGGATTGGTATGGCGTACGCATTCAGCTTCGTAATAAGAAGTTAGCTAACGACCTCCTCACGGGTACCTTCTATAATGAATCATTGGAAAGTGTACTTAGTTCGTTGAAGATGCAGTATAAATTTAATTATCATACAGATAATGGAACAATAATCATAGAATAA
- a CDS encoding TonB-dependent receptor: MANNLKTRRRFLLRCLLVMVLSLIPTMLLAQRGNVSLNLQNEEISRFIRQVEKQTNYTFVYRNNVLNSKTKVTLVCKNWPLEKALTHVFSPHGIQYSFNNNTIVLSLAPVVKERVESSEQKKAVAINEREQYTPEKHKISGVVLEANGDPIIGASVFVKGTTIGTATNTDGEFTIEAPANSVLSISYIGFATREVAAKSGANLKITLKEDEAQALNEVVVVGYGTQKKATVTGAIASVSTKDLVQTPQANISNMLVGKMPGLIAMQRSGAPGEDNSTLLIRGVSTFSDNTAPLVMIDGVERPNYNGLDPNEIESVSILKDASATAIYGVRGANGVILITTRKGQKGKPHLSYSGNFAVQSPTALPHYLNSAEYCEMYNEALKNDAYTKGTSYVPRFTEADIQLYRDGTDPIMHPSTDWVGKFLRKASLRTQHNFNISGGTDRMKYFISAGFFNQGGMYKYTKIDRNHDVNASDTRYNFRSNLDFNITQDFKATVQLSTQINNIRTPGIGNSELWKEISWATPLGTPGMVDGKLVRLENTIDDENPWQALLNNGYNNTYANTINSTLRFDYDLSRLLLKGLSVHASTSYDSYYYSKRLSVKTMQTFVPKVDPSDPTNIILVPQNEESTWGGGFNYGKNRKVYFEAGIHFDRTFGKHHATALLLYNQSKYYSPSLAYHVPNAYQGIVGRVTYGYASRYLAEFNMGYNGTENFAAGRRFGFFPAVSAGWVVSEEPFFPKNDWLVYMKLRATYGEVGNDKIGGDRFLYLPSVYGSTSGNLSGYNFGSSANPVYSQMIEEKRLGNPLLTWEKARKLNLGVDMNFLKNHLTVSFDYFKERRNNILSNRNSAPMLIGASLPAYNMGEMENSGFEFDVNYRNKIRDFNYWGRFNYSFARNKILFQDEVPEKYAYQMRTGRRVGQFFGLLSNGFYNSWEEINALDRPVSSWNGNRLQPGDIRYVDVNKDGKIDMYDMVPIGYSPTPEIIYGFSAGFNWRGFDCSALFQGASHVSIKYFGRALWPFINAHNSAKTLILERWTQDRYDRGENISFPRLSMSPSRDTDNNYQDSDFWIRNANYLRLKNLELGYTFNKKQLKALGLESLRVFISGTNLFTWTDVIDLDPEAPSRGGATEINTYPLQKIYNMGINIQF; the protein is encoded by the coding sequence ATGGCAAACAATCTAAAAACAAGAAGGAGATTCCTTCTGCGTTGCTTGTTGGTTATGGTATTATCACTTATACCGACAATGTTGTTGGCGCAGCGTGGTAATGTGAGCCTAAATCTCCAAAACGAAGAAATCAGTCGGTTTATTCGGCAAGTTGAAAAACAAACGAATTACACATTTGTGTATCGTAACAATGTACTTAACTCTAAGACGAAAGTAACATTGGTATGTAAGAACTGGCCTTTAGAGAAAGCCCTTACACATGTGTTTTCTCCTCATGGAATTCAATATTCTTTCAACAATAATACTATTGTATTAAGCCTTGCCCCTGTGGTAAAGGAAAGAGTTGAGAGTTCTGAACAAAAAAAGGCAGTAGCTATTAATGAGCGGGAACAGTATACACCAGAGAAGCATAAAATCTCGGGTGTTGTTCTTGAGGCAAATGGTGATCCAATCATCGGTGCGAGTGTCTTTGTAAAAGGAACAACGATAGGAACAGCTACGAATACCGATGGAGAGTTTACGATAGAAGCTCCAGCAAATAGCGTACTTTCTATTTCATACATTGGTTTTGCTACTCGTGAGGTAGCTGCGAAGAGTGGTGCTAATCTGAAGATTACCTTAAAGGAAGATGAAGCACAAGCCCTTAATGAAGTTGTTGTCGTAGGTTATGGTACACAGAAGAAGGCAACCGTAACAGGTGCTATTGCATCAGTGTCAACAAAAGACTTGGTACAAACCCCACAGGCAAATATTAGTAATATGTTGGTCGGTAAGATGCCAGGACTTATTGCTATGCAGAGAAGTGGTGCGCCGGGTGAAGACAACTCAACCCTTTTGATTCGTGGTGTGAGTACGTTCTCAGACAACACAGCCCCTTTAGTAATGATTGATGGTGTAGAGCGTCCAAATTACAATGGACTCGACCCTAATGAAATTGAGTCGGTAAGTATTCTTAAGGATGCTTCTGCTACTGCTATCTATGGTGTACGTGGTGCGAATGGTGTTATCTTAATAACAACTCGAAAAGGTCAGAAAGGTAAGCCACACTTGAGTTATTCTGGTAATTTCGCAGTTCAATCACCTACAGCTTTACCACATTATTTAAATAGTGCAGAGTATTGTGAGATGTATAATGAAGCTTTGAAAAATGATGCTTACACAAAGGGTACATCTTATGTTCCACGCTTTACCGAAGCAGATATTCAGCTCTATCGTGATGGAACAGACCCTATTATGCATCCAAGTACTGACTGGGTGGGTAAGTTCTTGCGTAAGGCTTCTCTCCGTACACAGCACAACTTCAATATTTCAGGTGGTACAGATCGTATGAAGTACTTTATCTCTGCTGGTTTCTTCAATCAAGGAGGTATGTACAAATATACGAAGATAGATCGTAATCACGATGTGAATGCTTCTGACACACGTTATAACTTCCGTTCAAATCTCGATTTTAATATCACACAGGACTTTAAGGCAACTGTACAACTGTCAACACAAATCAATAATATCCGTACTCCAGGTATTGGTAATAGTGAACTTTGGAAAGAGATTTCTTGGGCAACACCATTGGGTACTCCAGGTATGGTAGATGGAAAGTTAGTACGTCTTGAGAATACTATTGATGATGAGAATCCATGGCAGGCATTGTTGAACAATGGTTATAACAATACCTATGCTAACACCATTAACTCAACTTTGCGTTTTGACTATGATTTGTCACGTTTATTGTTGAAAGGTCTTTCAGTTCATGCAAGTACTTCTTATGACAGCTATTACTACAGTAAACGTCTCTCGGTGAAAACCATGCAGACTTTCGTTCCTAAGGTAGACCCAAGTGATCCAACGAATATCATCCTTGTACCACAAAACGAAGAAAGTACTTGGGGTGGAGGATTCAATTACGGAAAGAACAGAAAGGTTTATTTCGAGGCTGGAATCCACTTTGATCGTACATTTGGAAAGCATCATGCCACTGCTCTCTTGCTCTATAATCAGAGTAAATATTACTCACCAAGCCTTGCCTATCATGTGCCTAATGCCTATCAAGGTATTGTAGGTCGTGTGACCTATGGTTATGCCAGTCGCTATTTGGCAGAGTTTAACATGGGTTATAATGGTACAGAGAACTTTGCTGCAGGTCGTCGATTTGGTTTCTTCCCTGCTGTATCTGCAGGTTGGGTAGTCAGTGAAGAACCTTTCTTCCCAAAGAATGATTGGCTTGTTTATATGAAATTGAGAGCAACCTATGGTGAAGTAGGTAATGATAAGATTGGTGGTGACCGCTTCTTATATCTGCCTTCTGTTTATGGCTCAACAAGTGGAAACCTTTCTGGTTATAACTTTGGTTCATCAGCTAACCCTGTTTATTCGCAGATGATAGAGGAAAAACGTTTGGGTAACCCATTGTTGACATGGGAGAAAGCTCGTAAGTTGAATCTTGGTGTTGATATGAACTTCCTCAAGAATCATTTGACAGTTTCGTTTGATTACTTTAAGGAGCGTCGTAATAACATCCTCTCAAATCGAAACAGTGCGCCAATGTTGATTGGTGCTTCTTTGCCAGCTTACAATATGGGTGAGATGGAGAACTCTGGTTTCGAATTTGACGTAAACTATCGTAATAAGATACGCGACTTCAACTACTGGGGGCGTTTCAACTATTCTTTTGCGCGCAATAAGATTCTCTTCCAAGATGAAGTTCCAGAAAAGTATGCTTATCAGATGCGTACAGGTCGTCGTGTAGGTCAGTTCTTTGGTCTTCTCTCTAATGGCTTTTATAATTCTTGGGAAGAAATCAATGCGCTCGACCGCCCTGTAAGCAGTTGGAATGGTAATCGTTTGCAACCTGGTGATATCCGCTATGTTGACGTAAATAAGGATGGAAAGATTGATATGTATGATATGGTACCAATCGGTTATTCACCTACTCCAGAGATAATCTATGGATTCTCTGCAGGATTTAACTGGCGTGGCTTTGACTGTTCAGCACTCTTCCAGGGTGCCTCACACGTTTCTATTAAGTACTTTGGTCGTGCATTGTGGCCATTCATCAATGCCCATAATAGTGCTAAGACTTTGATTTTGGAACGTTGGACACAAGACCGTTATGACCGTGGTGAAAACATTAGTTTCCCTCGTTTGTCAATGAGTCCATCACGTGATACTGATAACAACTATCAGGATTCAGACTTCTGGATTCGCAATGCTAACTATTTGCGTCTGAAAAACTTAGAGTTAGGTTATACCTTTAATAAGAAGCAGCTCAAGGCATTGGGATTGGAAAGTTTGAGAGTGTTCATTAGTGGAACAAACTTGTTTACTTGGACAGATGTTATTGACTTGGATCCAGAGGCTCCATCAAGAGGAGGAGCAACTGAGATTAATACCTACCCATTGCAGAAAATCTATAACATGGGTATAAATATTCAATTCTAA
- a CDS encoding site-specific integrase: protein MKVTAFIRKTAKKNDTDSMATIYFRLRDGKKDIKAASELVINPNHWSSEKQGYKDRVALVSEENKLHLSQSIQDIVSAITEQYSEEADSEWLSMIIDKYHHPNHYKTEEELMQENKPTLLELFSKFLVEHKLSAVRVKNFKVIQRSLARYEMYVKTVKRRHRDFILDVDDVTSDTLRDMWDFFENEHIYYEKYPKLYEAFPEKRIPLPRGKNTLIDRFSRIRTFFIWCYDRKITTNRPFDEFPLDECTYGTPYYITLDERDQIFDADLSGHPQLAIQRDIFIFQTLIGCRVSDLYRLTKRNIVNEAIEYIPKKTREGNPVTVRVPLNSKAKTILDRYKDYGGAKLFPFISEQKYNVAIKRIFQEVGVDRIVTILDPLTHDEVKRPLYEVASSHLARRTFIGNIYKKVKDPNLVSALSGHKEGSKAFRRYRDIDEEMKKDLVKLLD, encoded by the coding sequence ATGAAGGTTACCGCATTCATTCGCAAGACAGCAAAAAAGAACGATACAGATAGTATGGCAACAATCTATTTTCGCTTGCGTGATGGTAAGAAAGATATTAAGGCTGCAAGTGAACTTGTTATCAATCCGAATCATTGGAGTAGTGAGAAGCAAGGGTACAAAGACCGTGTTGCACTCGTCTCAGAAGAAAACAAGCTGCATTTATCTCAAAGTATTCAAGATATTGTTTCTGCAATTACAGAGCAATATTCTGAAGAAGCTGATAGTGAATGGTTGTCTATGATTATCGACAAGTATCATCATCCTAATCATTACAAGACTGAAGAGGAATTGATGCAGGAGAATAAACCTACTTTACTGGAACTATTCTCTAAATTCCTTGTAGAACATAAGTTATCCGCTGTGCGGGTAAAGAACTTCAAGGTTATTCAGCGTTCGTTAGCACGATACGAAATGTATGTAAAAACAGTTAAGCGTAGACATCGTGATTTTATTCTTGACGTAGATGATGTAACCTCTGACACTTTAAGGGATATGTGGGATTTCTTTGAAAATGAGCATATCTATTATGAGAAATATCCAAAGTTGTATGAAGCATTTCCAGAGAAGCGTATCCCATTGCCAAGAGGTAAGAACACTCTGATAGATAGATTTTCTCGCATAAGAACATTCTTTATATGGTGTTATGATAGAAAGATAACAACAAATCGTCCTTTCGATGAGTTCCCATTAGATGAATGTACCTATGGAACACCTTATTATATTACCTTAGATGAGCGTGACCAAATATTTGATGCGGATTTATCTGGACACCCACAGCTTGCTATTCAACGAGATATTTTTATTTTTCAAACCTTGATAGGTTGTAGAGTTAGCGATTTATATCGGCTGACCAAGAGAAACATAGTCAATGAGGCTATAGAATATATTCCTAAAAAGACCAGAGAGGGTAATCCTGTAACAGTTAGAGTACCCTTGAATAGCAAAGCAAAGACAATATTAGATCGCTATAAGGACTACGGGGGTGCAAAGTTATTTCCATTTATATCAGAACAAAAGTATAATGTGGCTATCAAACGCATTTTTCAAGAAGTAGGTGTAGATAGGATTGTAACGATCTTAGACCCTTTGACACATGATGAAGTAAAACGCCCTTTGTACGAGGTAGCAAGCAGCCATTTAGCAAGACGCACATTCATTGGTAATATCTATAAGAAGGTAAAAGACCCGAATTTAGTTTCCGCATTATCAGGACACAAAGAGGGGAGCAAAGCCTTTAGACGGTATAGAGATATTGATGAAGAAATGAAGAAAGATTTAGTAAAACTTTTAGACTGA
- a CDS encoding sigma-70 family RNA polymerase sigma factor, with amino-acid sequence MEDIYDKWVMQLREGSYEAFSELYMYYSNKLYSFILAQTKNVSLSEDIVQETFMKLWNMREQLDCYGNVNALIFTIARNLIIDSFRKQVAQLDFEDYRQACDKVSSFATPEEQLDYHESVDRIRQVKKLLSKRACQIYEMSREKNMPIQEIAESLNLSSQTVKNYLTSTLKIFRRELSR; translated from the coding sequence ATGGAAGACATTTATGATAAGTGGGTAATGCAGTTGAGAGAAGGTTCTTATGAGGCTTTCTCAGAATTGTATATGTATTACTCGAATAAGTTATATAGCTTCATATTGGCGCAGACAAAGAATGTTTCACTTTCAGAAGATATCGTTCAAGAAACTTTTATGAAATTGTGGAATATGCGTGAACAATTAGATTGCTATGGTAATGTAAATGCCTTGATATTTACCATTGCTCGTAATTTAATTATTGATAGTTTTAGGAAGCAGGTGGCACAGCTTGATTTTGAGGACTATCGTCAAGCATGTGATAAAGTATCTTCATTTGCAACACCAGAAGAACAGCTTGATTACCATGAGTCGGTTGATAGAATTCGGCAGGTAAAGAAACTGTTATCAAAGCGTGCTTGTCAGATTTACGAGATGAGTCGTGAAAAGAATATGCCCATTCAAGAGATTGCAGAGTCCCTGAACTTATCTTCACAGACTGTAAAAAACTATCTTACATCTACTTTAAAAATATTTAGAAGAGAGTTGTCAAGATAG
- a CDS encoding primase-helicase family protein, which produces MEKEEYIRVGTTLYKLVDQPKLGGGFVRKRIVWNNETLRQDHGKDFMASVPKYNGFCTLPDHVNYQPVVANFLNLYEPIDHEPKEGTFSHIEALVSHIFGEQYELGMDYLQLLYLKPIQKLPILLLVSEERNTGKSTFLNFLKAIFKDNVTFNTNEDFRSQFNADWAGKLIIVVDEVLLNRREDSERLKNLSTTHTYKVEAKGKDRSEIAFFSKFVLCSNNEYLPLIIDMGETRYWVRKIEKLQSDDTDFLKKLKEEIPAFLFFLQHRTLSTQEESRMWFNPKLTETPALKRIIRSNRNKLEIEMAELAIDIMKQMNIKEYSFCLNDIVTLLNYTQVKAEKSHVRKIVQDIWKLQPASNTLCYTTYQIDFNRPNYYSDVRRMGRYYTVTLEQLSEK; this is translated from the coding sequence ATGGAAAAGGAAGAATATATCCGAGTTGGTACCACCTTATATAAATTGGTAGACCAACCCAAATTAGGAGGTGGCTTTGTACGCAAGCGTATCGTGTGGAACAACGAAACGCTGCGCCAAGACCACGGAAAGGACTTTATGGCAAGTGTACCTAAGTACAATGGTTTCTGTACCTTGCCAGACCATGTGAACTATCAACCAGTTGTAGCAAACTTCCTCAATCTCTATGAGCCGATAGACCATGAGCCCAAAGAAGGAACATTCTCACACATAGAAGCCCTTGTATCGCACATATTTGGTGAACAGTACGAGTTAGGAATGGATTATTTGCAGCTGCTCTATCTAAAACCCATTCAGAAATTACCTATTCTTCTATTGGTATCAGAGGAGCGCAATACTGGTAAAAGTACTTTTCTCAACTTCCTTAAAGCCATTTTTAAGGACAATGTAACCTTTAACACCAATGAAGACTTCCGCAGTCAGTTCAATGCCGACTGGGCAGGAAAGCTCATCATCGTAGTAGATGAAGTGCTGCTTAACCGTAGGGAAGACAGTGAGCGACTAAAGAACCTAAGTACCACACATACCTACAAGGTGGAGGCCAAAGGAAAAGACCGCTCTGAAATAGCTTTCTTTTCCAAATTTGTACTCTGCTCCAACAACGAGTATCTCCCTCTTATCATAGACATGGGAGAAACCCGCTATTGGGTGAGAAAAATAGAAAAGCTGCAATCTGATGATACGGATTTTCTCAAGAAGCTCAAAGAAGAAATACCTGCCTTCCTATTCTTTCTCCAGCATCGCACACTAAGTACCCAAGAAGAAAGCCGTATGTGGTTCAATCCTAAACTCACGGAAACACCAGCTTTAAAACGAATTATTAGGAGCAATCGTAACAAGTTGGAGATTGAAATGGCAGAACTTGCCATTGACATCATGAAGCAGATGAATATTAAAGAGTATTCTTTCTGCCTAAACGACATAGTTACGCTACTCAACTATACGCAAGTGAAAGCTGAGAAAAGTCATGTGCGAAAGATAGTACAAGATATTTGGAAATTGCAGCCAGCAAGCAATACACTTTGCTACACCACCTACCAGATAGACTTCAATCGCCCAAACTATTATTCCGATGTAAGGAGAATGGGCAGGTACTACACCGTCACTCTCGAACAACTTTCAGAGAAATAA
- a CDS encoding helix-turn-helix transcriptional regulator: MTDILSIIQGSNAHVRLEVSGEDLLAFSNDLINRAKDELTSIVEESRKERFLSKEEVKQLCGVCDATLWHWGKKNYLKPIKVGNKVRYRMSDVQKILGNATSKI, translated from the coding sequence ATGACCGATATTTTATCTATCATTCAAGGCTCTAACGCACATGTGCGATTAGAGGTGTCTGGTGAGGATTTGTTGGCATTTTCCAACGACCTTATTAACCGTGCGAAAGACGAACTTACATCTATCGTTGAAGAATCACGGAAGGAACGTTTCCTTTCTAAGGAAGAAGTTAAACAACTATGTGGAGTCTGTGATGCTACCTTATGGCATTGGGGTAAGAAGAACTATCTGAAGCCTATAAAGGTAGGGAACAAGGTCAGATACAGAATGTCTGATGTGCAGAAAATCTTAGGTAACGCAACCTCAAAGATCTAA